The Thermodesulfobacteriota bacterium genome contains a region encoding:
- a CDS encoding NAD(+)--dinitrogen-reductase ADP-D-ribosyltransferase has protein sequence MALDPLPMNRCDHTARVIASPRFNRNPRPICIQGVRRDHGPLFALLDRCAAPRERERRFRRYMDDFFLAGPVPRGASASDRRSLRNGYLRFLRGWIHDASSGEGAVLKGWVESRFGIPPVYHAGRIDRADSREYLAYLGERMRGEARSNAVFAQFDLVYEYVQYELGRRHPGVPAFRLYRGIRNIGDYRFFEERPDGSAVVRMNNLNSFSSRLEYAWEFGSHVFEAEVPASKIFFRSDLLPGVLPKGEEESLVIGGDFEVTVRSY, from the coding sequence ATGGCCCTCGATCCTCTTCCCATGAACCGCTGCGACCATACCGCCCGGGTGATCGCCTCCCCCCGCTTCAACCGGAACCCCCGGCCGATCTGCATCCAGGGAGTGCGGCGCGACCACGGGCCCCTCTTCGCCCTCCTGGACCGCTGCGCCGCCCCCAGGGAGCGGGAGCGCCGCTTCCGCCGTTACATGGACGACTTCTTCCTGGCCGGGCCGGTCCCCCGCGGCGCATCCGCTTCCGACCGGCGGTCGCTGCGGAACGGCTACCTGCGGTTCCTGCGCGGGTGGATCCACGACGCGAGCTCCGGGGAAGGCGCGGTCCTCAAGGGTTGGGTGGAAAGCCGCTTCGGGATTCCTCCCGTCTATCACGCGGGGCGGATCGACCGCGCGGACTCGCGGGAGTACCTCGCCTACCTCGGCGAACGGATGCGGGGGGAGGCCCGGTCGAACGCCGTCTTCGCGCAATTCGACCTGGTCTACGAATACGTCCAGTACGAGCTCGGGCGAAGGCACCCCGGCGTGCCGGCCTTCCGCCTGTACCGGGGGATCCGCAATATCGGGGATTACCGGTTCTTCGAGGAGCGCCCCGACGGAAGCGCGGTGGTCCGGATGAACAACCTGAACTCCTTCTCCTCCCGCCTCGAGTACGCCTGGGAGTTCGGAAGCCACGTCTTCGAGGCGGAGGTCCCCGCCTCCAAGATCTTCTTCCGTTCCGACCTGCTTCCCGGCGTCCTGCCGAAAGGGGAGGAGGAGTCTCTTGTGATCGGGGGGGATTTCGAAGTGACCGTGAGGTCGTATTGA
- the draG gene encoding ADP-ribosyl-[dinitrogen reductase] hydrolase: MTPRAQKTPDRGEIAARAHAVLLGSAVGDALGATTEFMSPDQIRERFGVHREIAGGGWLDLAPGQVTDDTEMSLCIARAIVSRGGWDLVGVADRFAEWLAGNPVDVGATCRRGIAEYRGKKQLQTPPNERDAGNGAAMRMAPVALYTLGDEERMGRLAVEQARLTHNHPLSDAACVAVGILVQRGVLGSSARKLRAAADELVSRHPAFRFNGYDGGATAYVADTLRTVLSAFFATGSFEECLVKTVNRGDDSDTTGAIAGAIAGARYGLEAIPARWRDALDPALREELASLAARLVEMSPALSPRKAP; this comes from the coding sequence TTGACTCCTCGAGCGCAAAAAACCCCGGACCGCGGGGAGATCGCCGCTCGGGCGCACGCCGTCCTTCTCGGGTCGGCCGTCGGCGACGCGCTCGGAGCCACCACGGAATTCATGTCGCCCGACCAGATCCGGGAGCGGTTCGGCGTCCACCGGGAGATCGCCGGCGGGGGATGGCTCGACCTGGCGCCCGGGCAGGTCACGGACGACACGGAGATGTCGCTTTGCATCGCCCGGGCCATCGTCTCTCGCGGGGGGTGGGACCTCGTCGGCGTCGCGGACCGCTTCGCCGAGTGGCTCGCGGGGAACCCCGTGGACGTCGGCGCCACCTGCCGGCGGGGGATCGCGGAATACCGCGGGAAGAAGCAGCTCCAGACCCCGCCGAACGAGCGGGACGCCGGCAACGGCGCCGCCATGCGGATGGCGCCGGTGGCGCTGTACACTCTCGGGGACGAGGAGCGGATGGGGCGGCTCGCCGTCGAGCAGGCGCGGCTGACCCACAACCACCCGCTCTCCGACGCCGCGTGCGTCGCGGTGGGGATCCTTGTCCAGCGGGGGGTCCTCGGCTCCTCCGCCCGGAAGCTGCGGGCGGCCGCGGACGAGCTGGTCTCCCGGCACCCCGCGTTCCGCTTCAACGGGTATGACGGGGGGGCGACGGCCTACGTGGCCGACACGCTCCGCACGGTCCTCTCCGCATTCTTCGCGACAGGCTCCTTCGAGGAGTGCCTCGTGAAGACGGTCAACCGCGGCGACGACTCGGACACCACGGGCGCCATCGCGGGCGCCATCGCGGGCGCCCGGTACGGCCTCGAGGCGATCCCGGCCCGCTGGCGCGACGCCCTGGATCCCGCGCTCCGGGAAGAGCTCGCCTCCCTCGCCGCGCGCCTCGTGGAGATGTCGCCGGCCCTTTCCCCGCGGAAGGCCCCGTAA
- a CDS encoding MDR family MFS transporter produces the protein MARRTNRTLTVVALLLGLFIAAMEMTVVSTAMPTAVGDLGGLHLYAWVFAAYMLTATVTLPIHGKLADLYGRKPVMLAGLALFLSGSFLCGHADGMSELILYRAIQGLGAGAVQPIAMTIVGDLYDVHQRARIQGALSAVWGVAGLIGPILGGAIVHWLSWRWVFYVNIPLGLGCAAALLLAYHEKVERREHRLDVAGALLLSFTVVLALLGTRARGEGLVYLPAAAVALVVFLQTERRASEPLLPLDLFAQPVIAVASSTGALVGAAMISAVTFVPLYVQAVLSGSAYEAGSAIAPVAIGWPIASTLAGRILPRKGYRILIRAGLALTFCAAAGLALLLRPEADLWTIRLIMLVYGLGLGLANTPLIIAVQSSVPWERRGVATASTLFSRTIGGTLAVGTLGSVLAAALTAGGAPTEIADKLLGPERSLLPQPLMQSLSGALQGGMESIFLAVAAIAFGGFAVSLLFPAVPIEPRKPEGA, from the coding sequence TTGGCCCGCCGGACCAACAGGACGCTGACGGTCGTCGCCCTCCTCCTCGGGCTCTTCATCGCGGCCATGGAGATGACCGTCGTCTCCACGGCGATGCCCACCGCGGTGGGAGACCTGGGCGGGCTCCACCTGTACGCCTGGGTGTTCGCGGCTTACATGCTCACCGCCACCGTGACGCTTCCCATCCACGGGAAGCTGGCCGACCTCTACGGGCGCAAGCCGGTGATGCTGGCGGGGCTCGCCCTCTTCCTTTCCGGCTCCTTCCTCTGCGGCCACGCCGACGGCATGAGCGAGCTCATCCTCTACCGGGCGATCCAGGGGCTGGGCGCGGGCGCCGTCCAGCCCATCGCGATGACCATCGTGGGCGATCTCTACGACGTGCACCAGCGGGCGCGCATCCAGGGGGCGCTGAGCGCGGTGTGGGGCGTCGCGGGGCTGATCGGTCCGATCCTCGGCGGCGCCATCGTCCACTGGCTTTCCTGGCGCTGGGTGTTCTATGTGAACATTCCGCTGGGGCTGGGGTGCGCCGCGGCGCTGCTGCTCGCCTATCACGAGAAGGTGGAGCGGCGGGAGCACCGGCTCGACGTCGCGGGCGCGCTGCTGCTTTCCTTCACGGTCGTCCTCGCGCTCCTCGGGACCCGCGCCCGGGGGGAGGGGCTCGTCTACCTCCCCGCGGCAGCCGTCGCCCTGGTCGTGTTCCTCCAGACGGAGCGGAGAGCCTCCGAGCCGCTCCTGCCGCTCGACCTTTTCGCGCAGCCGGTCATCGCCGTCGCATCGTCCACCGGGGCGCTGGTCGGTGCCGCCATGATCTCCGCGGTCACCTTCGTGCCGCTGTACGTGCAGGCCGTGCTCTCGGGGTCCGCTTACGAGGCGGGCAGCGCCATCGCGCCGGTCGCGATCGGATGGCCGATCGCCTCGACGCTTGCCGGCCGGATCCTTCCGCGGAAGGGTTATCGCATCCTGATCCGGGCCGGGCTCGCGTTGACGTTCTGCGCGGCGGCGGGGCTGGCACTGCTGCTGCGCCCGGAGGCGGACCTCTGGACGATCCGGCTGATCATGCTGGTGTACGGGCTGGGGCTGGGGCTCGCGAACACCCCGCTGATCATCGCGGTGCAGTCGAGCGTCCCGTGGGAGCGGCGCGGCGTGGCCACCGCAAGCACCCTGTTCAGCCGGACGATCGGGGGAACGCTGGCGGTGGGGACGCTGGGAAGCGTCCTCGCGGCGGCGCTCACCGCAGGCGGCGCCCCCACGGAGATCGCGGACAAGCTGCTGGGGCCGGAGCGCTCCCTGCTCCCGCAGCCGCTGATGCAGAGCCTCTCCGGCGCCCTCCAGGGGGGGATGGAGAGCATCTTCCTCGCGGTGGCGGCGATCGCCTTCGGCGGGTTCGCGGTCAGCCTGCTGTTCCCGGCGGTCCCGATCGAGCCGCGGAAGCCGGAAGGGGCGTAG
- a CDS encoding DEAD/DEAH box helicase, translating to MQEQGTTAGNRSFESFGLRPELLRAVAEIGYTTPTPIQEKAIPPLLEGKDVLGCAQTGTGKTAAFALPILNRLQEAPWKASGQRPIRVLVLTPTRELASQVAESFGMYGRHTGLKHAVVFGGVNQGPQAQALRRGIDILVATPGRLLDLMSQRLVRLQAVETFVLDEADRMLDMGFINDIRRVIDKLPAKRQTLFFSATMPREIQGLADTILRDPVKVAATPAATPAQAVEQRIHYVEKHEKIELLKHLLSGGSVKNALVFTRTKHGADGLTKQLSRCNVRAEAIHGNKTQSAREKALGNFKKGLTRVLVATDIAARGIDIVELSHVINYDLPNEPESYVHRIGRTGRAGASGTAWSFCSYEERPFLVMIERLIRKHLPVAAEHPFRSGHRPDPPTDLDPRHAHGVPALSLVHTKDPFPRAGKNAFQGRPGRSRRESYRGDDRRQRRTER from the coding sequence ATGCAGGAACAGGGAACTACGGCAGGGAACCGCTCGTTCGAATCGTTCGGGCTTCGCCCCGAACTCCTCCGCGCCGTCGCGGAGATTGGCTACACCACCCCGACCCCCATCCAGGAGAAGGCGATCCCCCCCCTGCTCGAGGGGAAGGACGTCCTCGGCTGCGCGCAGACCGGCACCGGGAAGACGGCCGCTTTCGCCCTCCCGATCCTCAACCGGCTCCAGGAGGCCCCGTGGAAGGCGAGCGGGCAGCGGCCCATCCGCGTCCTCGTGCTGACCCCCACGCGGGAGCTGGCCTCCCAGGTCGCGGAGAGCTTCGGCATGTACGGCAGGCATACGGGGCTGAAGCACGCCGTCGTCTTCGGCGGCGTCAACCAGGGCCCGCAGGCCCAGGCGCTTCGCCGGGGGATCGACATCCTCGTGGCGACGCCCGGGCGGCTGCTCGACCTCATGTCGCAGCGGCTCGTCCGGCTGCAGGCCGTCGAGACCTTCGTTCTGGACGAGGCGGACCGGATGCTCGACATGGGCTTCATCAACGATATCCGCCGGGTCATCGACAAGCTGCCCGCGAAGCGGCAGACCCTCTTCTTCTCCGCCACGATGCCGCGGGAGATCCAGGGGCTCGCGGACACCATCCTGCGCGACCCGGTCAAGGTGGCGGCGACCCCGGCGGCGACCCCCGCCCAGGCCGTGGAGCAGCGGATCCATTACGTCGAGAAGCACGAGAAGATCGAGCTGCTCAAACATCTGCTGAGCGGCGGTTCCGTCAAGAACGCGCTGGTCTTCACCCGCACCAAGCACGGCGCGGACGGGCTCACGAAGCAGCTTTCGCGCTGCAACGTCCGGGCGGAGGCGATCCACGGCAACAAGACGCAGAGCGCGCGCGAAAAGGCGCTGGGCAATTTCAAGAAGGGGCTGACGAGGGTCCTGGTGGCGACGGACATCGCCGCCCGGGGGATCGACATCGTGGAGCTGTCCCACGTGATCAACTACGACCTTCCCAACGAGCCGGAGAGCTATGTCCACCGGATCGGCCGCACGGGAAGGGCAGGCGCATCCGGCACCGCGTGGTCCTTCTGCTCCTACGAGGAGCGCCCCTTCCTGGTCATGATCGAGCGCCTCATCCGCAAGCACCTGCCGGTGGCGGCGGAGCATCCGTTCCGTTCCGGCCACCGCCCCGATCCTCCGACGGACCTCGATCCGCGGCATGCGCACGGCGTGCCCGCGCTTTCCCTGGTCCACACCAAGGACCCGTTCCCCCGCGCGGGGAAAAACGCCTTTCAGGGACGTCCCGGCCGCTCGCGGCGGGAATCGTACCGGGGAGACGACCGCCGGCAGCGGCGGACGGAGAGATAA
- the ettA gene encoding energy-dependent translational throttle protein EttA, protein MSVQFVYTMKGLGKVYGQKRKVLEDIWLSFLPGAKIGVLGLNGSGKSTLLRIMAGEDKEFLGEAGPAPGISVGYLPQEPRLDPSQTVAQAVEEGVAETRALLTAFEAVSAKFAEPMDDAAMEKLLAEQARLQDAIDASDAWELDRKLEIAMDALRLPPGDMPVGPLSGGEKRRVAICRLLLRQPDLLLLDEPTNHLDAESVAWLERHLAEYPGTVVAVTHDRYFLDNVAGWILELDRGRGIPWEGNYSSWLEQKGTRLEMEEKAATARRKTLERELEWIRMAPRARHAKGKARLNEYEKLLGQDTLDRVEAGAISIPPGPRLGDVVVEAEGLSKSYGDRVIFENMTFRLPRGGIVGAIGPNGAGKSTLLRILTGQEKPDSGELKIGQTVKIACVDQSRDALDPAKSVWEEISGGADSLELGKRKVASRAYAAAFNFKGPDQQKRVGDLSGGERNRVHLAKLLKEGGNLILLDEPTNDLDVDTLRSLEEALLDFAGCAVVVSHDRWFLDRIATHILAFEGESSVVWFEGNYQDYEADKKKRLGVDADQPHRIRYKKLTR, encoded by the coding sequence ATGAGCGTGCAATTCGTGTACACGATGAAGGGACTCGGGAAGGTCTACGGCCAGAAGCGGAAGGTCCTCGAAGACATCTGGCTGTCGTTCCTACCCGGGGCGAAGATCGGCGTGCTCGGGCTGAACGGCTCGGGCAAGTCGACGCTGCTGCGGATCATGGCGGGCGAGGACAAGGAGTTCCTCGGCGAGGCGGGGCCCGCGCCGGGGATCTCCGTGGGGTACCTTCCGCAGGAGCCGCGGCTGGATCCCTCGCAGACGGTGGCGCAGGCGGTCGAGGAGGGGGTCGCGGAGACCCGCGCGCTGCTGACCGCGTTCGAGGCGGTCAGCGCGAAGTTCGCCGAGCCGATGGACGACGCCGCGATGGAGAAGCTGCTCGCGGAGCAGGCGCGGCTGCAGGACGCGATCGACGCCTCGGACGCCTGGGAGCTGGACCGCAAGCTCGAGATCGCGATGGACGCCCTCCGCCTCCCCCCCGGCGACATGCCGGTGGGGCCGCTCTCGGGAGGGGAGAAGCGCCGCGTGGCGATTTGCCGCCTCCTGCTGCGGCAGCCGGACCTCCTGCTCCTCGACGAGCCGACCAATCACCTCGACGCCGAGTCGGTCGCCTGGCTGGAGCGCCACCTCGCGGAGTATCCGGGCACCGTCGTAGCCGTCACGCACGACCGGTATTTCCTCGACAACGTCGCCGGGTGGATCCTCGAGCTCGACCGCGGGCGCGGCATTCCCTGGGAGGGGAACTACTCCTCCTGGCTCGAGCAGAAGGGGACGCGGCTCGAAATGGAAGAGAAGGCGGCGACCGCGCGGCGCAAGACGCTGGAGCGGGAGCTCGAGTGGATCCGGATGGCCCCGCGGGCGCGGCACGCCAAGGGGAAGGCGCGCCTCAACGAGTACGAGAAGCTGCTCGGGCAGGACACGCTGGACCGGGTCGAGGCGGGGGCCATCTCCATCCCGCCCGGGCCGCGCCTGGGCGATGTGGTCGTCGAGGCCGAGGGGCTCTCCAAGTCGTACGGCGACCGGGTGATCTTCGAGAACATGACTTTTCGCCTTCCGCGCGGCGGGATCGTCGGGGCCATCGGCCCCAACGGCGCCGGGAAATCGACGCTGCTGCGGATCCTCACCGGACAGGAGAAGCCCGATTCCGGGGAGCTGAAGATCGGGCAGACCGTCAAGATCGCCTGCGTCGACCAGTCGCGCGACGCGCTCGACCCGGCGAAAAGCGTCTGGGAGGAGATCTCGGGGGGGGCGGACTCGCTCGAACTCGGGAAGAGGAAGGTCGCCTCCCGCGCGTACGCCGCCGCGTTCAACTTCAAGGGACCCGACCAGCAGAAGCGGGTTGGGGATCTCTCCGGGGGCGAGCGGAACCGGGTGCACCTGGCCAAGCTGCTCAAGGAGGGGGGGAACCTCATCCTCCTCGACGAGCCGACGAACGACCTCGACGTCGACACGCTGCGCTCCCTGGAGGAGGCGCTGCTGGACTTCGCGGGATGCGCGGTGGTCGTGTCGCACGACCGGTGGTTCCTGGACCGGATCGCAACCCACATCCTCGCATTCGAGGGCGAATCCTCGGTCGTCTGGTTCGAGGGGAACTACCAGGATTACGAGGCGGACAAGAAAAAGCGGCTGGGCGTCGACGCCGACCAGCCGCACCGGATCCGCTACAAGAAGCTGACGCGCTGA
- a CDS encoding PaeR7I family type II restriction endonuclease, producing MDQEPLDRRIRDAIRRYWATRQSQHEHQGVSKGLKDAGNRAAVTGGAHIDGFIDLMKELLFESGLREAEVVVARKQAILPGYFRPTKQWDLLVISGKKLIGIIEFKSQVGPSFGNNFNNRVEEALGSATDLWKAFREGAFRLSERPWLGYFMLLDDCRASVSSVRLDEPHFPVLDVFRDTSYTDRYRIFCERLVLERLYDAACFMTSNQEGTAMGDYTEPSPDLSFRTFATSLMGRAVAFSKMRE from the coding sequence ATGGACCAGGAACCCCTCGATCGCAGGATCAGGGACGCAATCAGGAGATATTGGGCAACCCGCCAGAGCCAGCATGAGCATCAGGGCGTGTCGAAAGGTTTGAAGGATGCGGGCAATCGAGCGGCTGTCACAGGCGGAGCCCATATTGACGGTTTTATCGATTTGATGAAGGAACTTCTCTTCGAGTCCGGCCTGAGGGAAGCGGAAGTGGTCGTGGCTCGGAAACAGGCCATTCTTCCCGGGTACTTCCGGCCGACCAAGCAGTGGGATCTTCTCGTGATATCCGGGAAGAAGCTGATCGGGATCATCGAATTCAAATCCCAGGTGGGGCCGTCCTTCGGCAACAATTTCAACAATCGCGTCGAGGAGGCGCTGGGAAGCGCAACAGATCTATGGAAGGCCTTTCGTGAAGGCGCGTTTCGGCTTTCGGAGCGACCTTGGCTCGGTTACTTCATGCTCCTCGATGACTGCCGGGCGTCCGTTTCGTCCGTACGGCTGGACGAACCGCATTTTCCCGTTCTCGATGTGTTCCGGGATACATCCTACACCGACAGGTATCGCATATTCTGCGAACGGCTGGTTCTTGAACGTCTATACGACGCCGCCTGCTTCATGACATCGAATCAGGAAGGCACAGCGATGGGCGACTATACGGAACCCTCGCCGGATCTGAGCTTCAGGACTTTCGCGACTTCGCTGATGGGCAGGGCGGTCGCTTTCTCCAAAATGCGGGAATAG
- a CDS encoding site-specific DNA-methyltransferase gives MTGSALKKVPDRQEDRVDLRDYVPSLLRSLDNPQVDIPRIARDEKLSSMVENAVLRVPTCHEVRNADARHLGFLESESVHLVLTSPPYWTLKEYNVGEGQMGYIADYKEFLRELDRVWTACLRALVPGGRLICVVGDVCLSRRKNSGEHTVVPLHASIQEHCREIGYSNLAPIIWYKIANAAYEANGNGGGFLGKPYEPNAVVKNDIEFILMERKPGGYRKPDLATRVLSIIPAEKHKEWFQQVWTGVTGASTRHHPAPFPLELAERLIRMFSFAGDTVFDPFMGTGTTNVAAARWGRNSIGLEIDREYFDMACNRFSRETQNLFGKASLKISKR, from the coding sequence ATGACAGGTAGTGCCTTAAAAAAAGTTCCTGACCGCCAGGAGGATCGGGTAGACCTCAGGGATTACGTTCCTTCCTTGCTTCGATCTCTGGATAATCCCCAGGTGGATATTCCAAGGATCGCCCGTGACGAGAAATTATCGTCCATGGTCGAAAACGCCGTCCTGAGGGTTCCAACCTGCCATGAGGTTCGCAATGCCGACGCTCGCCACTTGGGTTTTCTCGAATCCGAGAGCGTCCACCTGGTGTTGACTTCTCCCCCATACTGGACCCTCAAGGAATACAACGTCGGAGAAGGGCAGATGGGGTACATCGCGGACTACAAGGAGTTTCTCCGCGAACTGGACCGTGTATGGACCGCATGTCTCCGCGCTCTCGTTCCCGGAGGGCGCCTCATTTGCGTTGTGGGGGATGTATGTCTTTCCAGAAGGAAGAACTCCGGTGAGCACACGGTGGTTCCCCTTCATGCCTCCATCCAGGAGCACTGCCGTGAAATCGGCTATTCCAACCTTGCCCCCATCATCTGGTACAAGATCGCCAATGCTGCATACGAGGCCAACGGGAACGGGGGAGGATTTTTGGGGAAGCCGTATGAGCCGAACGCGGTGGTAAAGAACGACATCGAGTTCATTCTGATGGAACGAAAACCCGGGGGCTACCGTAAACCGGACCTCGCAACGCGGGTCCTCTCGATCATCCCCGCGGAAAAACACAAGGAATGGTTTCAGCAGGTCTGGACAGGAGTCACCGGGGCTTCTACCCGGCACCATCCGGCACCATTCCCTTTGGAACTTGCCGAGCGGTTGATACGCATGTTTTCGTTTGCGGGTGACACGGTGTTCGATCCGTTTATGGGCACGGGAACGACGAACGTCGCAGCGGCCCGGTGGGGAAGAAACAGCATCGGCTTGGAGATCGACCGGGAATATTTCGACATGGCATGTAACCGGTTTTCCCGCGAGACGCAAAACCTCTTCGGGAAAGCCTCACTCAAGATATCGAAGCGGTAG
- a CDS encoding GNAT family N-acetyltransferase: MNAPGGEREIRFARPDDLPSIVSLLGELFAIEEDFLPDPARQRRGAELILGNPEVGRILVCETGGRVAGMVSLLFTVSTAEGAPAAWLEDLVVEPASRGRGMGRELLETAMRFAETKGLARITLLVDRTNEGAKRFYRRQGFRESAMLPMRRTVPQG, from the coding sequence ATGAACGCGCCCGGAGGCGAACGGGAGATCCGGTTCGCGCGCCCGGACGACCTTCCGTCGATCGTCTCCCTGCTGGGGGAGCTGTTCGCCATCGAGGAGGATTTCCTGCCGGATCCCGCGCGGCAGAGGCGCGGCGCGGAGCTGATTCTGGGGAATCCGGAGGTCGGGCGGATCCTCGTCTGCGAAACGGGCGGACGGGTGGCGGGAATGGTGAGCCTCCTGTTCACCGTGAGCACCGCGGAGGGCGCTCCCGCCGCGTGGCTGGAGGACCTGGTGGTCGAGCCTGCCTCCCGGGGAAGGGGAATGGGGCGGGAGTTGCTCGAGACGGCGATGCGATTCGCGGAGACGAAAGGGCTTGCCCGGATCACGCTGCTCGTGGACCGGACGAACGAGGGAGCGAAGCGTTTCTACCGGCGGCAGGGTTTCAGGGAGTCGGCGATGCTCCCGATGCGCAGGACGGTTCCGCAGGGATAA
- the nifV gene encoding homocitrate synthase, producing the protein MDGKDTGRVRLIDTTLRDGEQAPGVSFAPEEKVRLARMLDAAGIDEIEAGTPAMGGGEADAVRRIASLGLRARVTAWNRAVEADIDASAACGVKAVAVALPVSERHIAAKLGKDREWVLARLRACVSHGKRLGLFVSVGAEDASRAEPQFLADFARAAERAGADRVRFCDTVGVLDPFAMFEAVSRMVAAVGIPVAVHTHDDLGMATANALAAVRAGASFVDVTVNGIGERAGNAALEEVVMGLRHALLRETAAEPAMLGVLSRFVRRVSGHPLPPWKAIVGENAFRHESGIHADGVLKDPGTYEPFPPETVGASRRIVLGKHSGRGAVAHVFRSMGHQITAEEAGEILSLLRERKRPA; encoded by the coding sequence ATGGACGGAAAAGACACGGGAAGAGTCCGCCTGATCGACACCACGCTGCGGGACGGCGAGCAGGCGCCGGGGGTCTCGTTCGCGCCGGAGGAGAAGGTGCGCCTCGCCCGGATGCTGGACGCCGCGGGGATCGACGAGATCGAGGCGGGCACCCCGGCAATGGGCGGCGGGGAGGCCGACGCCGTCCGCCGGATCGCGTCTCTGGGGCTGCGCGCCCGCGTCACGGCCTGGAACCGGGCCGTCGAGGCCGACATCGACGCTTCCGCCGCCTGCGGGGTGAAGGCGGTCGCCGTCGCGCTGCCCGTGTCGGAGCGCCATATCGCGGCGAAGCTGGGAAAGGACCGGGAGTGGGTGCTCGCGCGGCTGCGCGCCTGCGTCTCCCACGGCAAGCGGCTCGGCCTTTTCGTATCCGTCGGCGCTGAGGACGCCTCGCGGGCGGAGCCGCAGTTCCTGGCCGACTTCGCACGCGCCGCCGAGCGGGCGGGCGCCGACCGGGTGCGATTCTGCGACACGGTGGGAGTGCTCGACCCGTTCGCCATGTTCGAGGCGGTTTCCCGGATGGTCGCGGCCGTGGGCATTCCCGTGGCCGTCCACACCCACGACGACCTGGGGATGGCGACGGCGAATGCGCTCGCCGCGGTGCGCGCGGGTGCATCCTTCGTGGACGTGACCGTGAACGGGATCGGGGAGCGGGCCGGCAACGCCGCGCTGGAAGAGGTCGTGATGGGGCTGCGGCACGCCTTGCTGCGGGAAACGGCGGCCGAACCCGCGATGCTCGGCGTCCTGTCGCGCTTCGTTCGCCGCGTTTCGGGGCATCCCTTGCCTCCCTGGAAAGCGATCGTCGGGGAAAACGCGTTCCGGCACGAGTCGGGGATCCACGCCGACGGCGTTCTCAAGGACCCGGGGACTTACGAGCCGTTCCCTCCGGAGACCGTCGGCGCGTCGCGCCGGATCGTGCTGGGGAAGCATTCCGGGCGCGGAGCCGTCGCGCACGTTTTCCGGTCGATGGGGCACCAGATCACCGCCGAAGAGGCGGGAGAGATCCTGTCGCTGCTGCGGGAAAGGAAGCGCCCCGCATGA
- a CDS encoding NifB/NifX family molybdenum-iron cluster-binding protein — MDAAHRFARLHLPVAPGCNIKCLYCNRKFDCVNESRPGVTSSVLTPVEALERFIEAKRLLPNLRIVGIAGPGDAMANPEETFETFGRIRAADPSVDFCFSTNGVALPDHIDAVRKAGIRYITVTINTRRHETASILYPWAMDGNVRLEGPEAARFILRRQEEALGSLKGLGVLLKVNTICIPGINDAEIASIAAWVRDKGAGILNVMPFIPTPGTWFERFPMVSREALERIRASVSEILPQMRHCRQCRADAVGTVLNEKPVFLDAKASLRAVPAQATAAGPAEKGSGTRRFAVASSNGYSVDTHFGHAAEFLVYDAAPDGIRFVERRAVDKYCPGEEACDRAEARLPRILAAIADCRGVLAIRIGDAPRRTLEARGVFVSMTCDRIEDALRDACASLDAAETGRTAS; from the coding sequence ATGGATGCCGCGCACCGTTTCGCGCGCCTCCACCTTCCCGTCGCGCCCGGGTGCAACATCAAGTGCCTCTACTGCAACCGGAAGTTCGACTGCGTGAACGAGAGCCGCCCTGGGGTGACCAGCTCGGTCCTGACGCCCGTCGAGGCGCTCGAGCGGTTCATCGAGGCGAAACGACTGCTGCCGAACCTGCGCATCGTCGGCATCGCGGGGCCCGGCGACGCGATGGCGAATCCGGAGGAGACGTTCGAGACGTTCGGGCGCATACGGGCGGCGGATCCTTCGGTGGATTTCTGCTTCTCGACCAACGGCGTCGCGCTGCCGGATCACATCGATGCGGTCCGGAAGGCGGGGATTCGTTACATCACCGTCACGATCAACACCCGCCGGCATGAAACCGCCTCGATCCTCTATCCATGGGCGATGGACGGAAACGTCCGGCTCGAAGGGCCGGAGGCGGCGCGGTTCATCCTGAGACGGCAGGAGGAGGCGCTCGGCTCCCTGAAGGGGCTCGGCGTCCTTCTGAAGGTGAACACGATCTGCATCCCCGGCATCAACGACGCCGAGATCGCGTCGATCGCCGCCTGGGTGCGGGACAAGGGAGCCGGGATCCTCAACGTGATGCCGTTCATCCCGACGCCGGGGACCTGGTTCGAGCGGTTCCCGATGGTGAGCCGGGAGGCGCTGGAACGGATCCGCGCTTCGGTCTCGGAGATCCTGCCCCAGATGCGTCACTGCCGCCAGTGCCGCGCGGACGCCGTCGGCACCGTCCTGAACGAGAAGCCGGTCTTCCTCGATGCCAAGGCGAGCCTGCGCGCGGTCCCGGCGCAGGCGACCGCCGCGGGACCGGCGGAGAAGGGAAGTGGAACGCGCCGCTTCGCCGTCGCCTCCTCGAACGGATATTCCGTGGACACCCATTTCGGCCACGCCGCGGAATTCCTGGTATACGACGCGGCGCCGGACGGCATCCGGTTCGTGGAGCGGCGCGCGGTGGATAAATATTGTCCGGGGGAGGAGGCGTGCGACCGGGCCGAAGCGCGCCTTCCCCGGATATTGGCGGCGATCGCGGACTGCCGGGGCGTGCTGGCGATCCGGATCGGGGACGCCCCAAGGCGGACGCTCGAAGCGCGCGGCGTGTTCGTGTCGATGACCTGCGACCGGATCGAGGACGCGCTCCGGGACGCCTGCGCTTCCCTTGACGCGGCGGAGACCGGGCGCACCGCATCCTGA